A stretch of Lactuca sativa cultivar Salinas chromosome 6, Lsat_Salinas_v11, whole genome shotgun sequence DNA encodes these proteins:
- the LOC111898309 gene encoding vacuolar protein sorting-associated protein 55 homolog: MADLPGYLLTCLYSGKLALLAILVSGGIVLQILACVLYNNWWPMLTAIMYVILPVPLILFAGADTSVLFAESENSWVDATKFLTGASAVGSIAIPIILKHADVITWGAFAMEISSLFVFVTAIFCFIGLHNSDDGGGYHSI; encoded by the exons ATGGCAGACTTACCAGGTTATCTGTTAACCTGTCTGTACTCTGGAAAACTTGCACTTTTGGCAATTTTGGTATCTGGAGGGATCGTATTGCAAATACTT GCATGTGTTTTGTACAATAATTGGTGGCCAATGCTAACAG CAATTATGTATGTGATTCTCCCTGTGCCATTGATATTATTTGCTGGAGCAGATACTTCTGTTCTGTTTGCCGAATCTGAAAACAG TTGGGTGGATGCGACCAAGTTCTTGACAGGAGCTTCAGCAGTAGGAAGCATTGCGATTCCTATAATCTTGAAGCATGCAGATGTGATTACATGGGGGGCCTTTGCAATGGAGATTTCGTCTCTTTTTGTGTTTGTTACTGCCATATTCTGTTTCATTGGCCTCCATAACAGTGATGATGGAGGAGGGTATCATTCCATTTGA
- the LOC111898311 gene encoding tobamovirus multiplication protein 2B isoform X1, with the protein MSSSFPSPTPPATGGVPTSVRGKTSRGSSSVSRDSSAKTMVTDQISQAVLSTSNLLHIMLQSSPSQQDKLVKLPKNLLAKASTIRNTQQVLEQMPLVISSLDAHMDHGLQSVPHLETVTRLLSNIENSQLKPLTLTDAPLLREEPRSDTGTAPEATQITSLD; encoded by the exons ATGTCATCTTCGTTCCCTTCTCCAACTCCTCCGGCCACCGGAGGTGTACCTACCTCCGTAAGAGGAAAAACATCGCGTGGGTCGAGCAGTGTTTCACGAGACAGCTCAGCAAAAACGATGGTCACAGATCAAATCTCGCAAGCGGTTCTCTCTACCTCAAATCTCCTTCACATCATGCTTCAATCGTCTCCATCTCAG CAGGACAAACTTGTAAAGCTTCCTAAAAATCTTTTGGCTAAAGCGTCTACAATAAGGAACACTCAACAG GTGTTGGAGCAGATGCCTTTGGTGATTTCATCCTTAGATGCACACATGGATCATGGGTTACAGAG TGTCCCTCATCTTGAAACTGTAACACGGTTGCTAAGCAACATAGAGAACAGCCAGCTCAAGCCTTTGACTTTGACTGATGCTCCACTCTTGAGAGAG GAACCTAGATCAGACACTGGCACAGCACCAGAGGCAACCCAAATCACATCACTTGACTAA
- the LOC111898311 gene encoding tobamovirus multiplication protein 2B isoform X2: MSSSFPSPTPPATGGVPTSVRGKTSRGSSSVSRDSSAKTMVTDQISQAVLSTSNLLHIMLQSSPSQDKLVKLPKNLLAKASTIRNTQQVLEQMPLVISSLDAHMDHGLQSVPHLETVTRLLSNIENSQLKPLTLTDAPLLREEPRSDTGTAPEATQITSLD; the protein is encoded by the exons ATGTCATCTTCGTTCCCTTCTCCAACTCCTCCGGCCACCGGAGGTGTACCTACCTCCGTAAGAGGAAAAACATCGCGTGGGTCGAGCAGTGTTTCACGAGACAGCTCAGCAAAAACGATGGTCACAGATCAAATCTCGCAAGCGGTTCTCTCTACCTCAAATCTCCTTCACATCATGCTTCAATCGTCTCCATCTCAG GACAAACTTGTAAAGCTTCCTAAAAATCTTTTGGCTAAAGCGTCTACAATAAGGAACACTCAACAG GTGTTGGAGCAGATGCCTTTGGTGATTTCATCCTTAGATGCACACATGGATCATGGGTTACAGAG TGTCCCTCATCTTGAAACTGTAACACGGTTGCTAAGCAACATAGAGAACAGCCAGCTCAAGCCTTTGACTTTGACTGATGCTCCACTCTTGAGAGAG GAACCTAGATCAGACACTGGCACAGCACCAGAGGCAACCCAAATCACATCACTTGACTAA